The sequence GTGTATCTAAAAAAACGGTAGAGGCATGGGAAGCAGGAACAAATTTACCAAATGGTTCAGCAATGCGTTTACTACAGCTATTCGCAGAAAATCCTGCCTTAGCGCAAGCGGAAGTTATTGTGGAAGATGAGCTGGAGTTTGCATGAGTTTACCCCCTCCTATTTAGCGTATCATCCAGATGCCAATAGGTATCTGGATGTTTTTTCTGTTATAATGGCGAAAATGGAGGTGTTGGGATATGGGACTTATATATTACGGATATCCGAAATGTAGCACATGCAGAAAAGCGAAGGCTTGGCTTGCAGCGAATGACCTGAATTTCCAAGAGGTGAATATTGTGGAGGCTCCTCCTTCAGTAGAGGAACTGAGTAAAATGATCGCAGCATCTGGACTAGAATTGAAAAAGTTTTTCAATGTTAGTGGAACAAAGTATAGGGAGCAGAATTTGAAAAATAAGCTACCA comes from Sporosarcina sp. FSL K6-3457 and encodes:
- a CDS encoding arsenate reductase family protein — translated: MGLIYYGYPKCSTCRKAKAWLAANDLNFQEVNIVEAPPSVEELSKMIAASGLELKKFFNVSGTKYREQNLKNKLPEMSDEEKISLLASDGMLIKRPLVFGEGKVTLGFKEEDFENVWTK